From a single Brassica rapa cultivar Chiifu-401-42 chromosome A01, CAAS_Brap_v3.01, whole genome shotgun sequence genomic region:
- the LOC103828229 gene encoding protein SINE2 isoform X1 has translation MRDQRKETKMGRSLGSVFRQELANLDKDPDTYKTAMSNLRTIVKDLDAKALHVFLTQLSETKEIGFDSGGGYTVSLFEDLARSHGVKISPHVETIMPVIVRTLSSCGGALSVQQACSKAVAAIARYGIDPTMAEDKKRNVIHSLCKPLSDSLLDSQHQQHLALGASLCLKSLVDCDSWRFASSEMVNTLCQSLAIALEVASESHMALVIALAKRNAFTVEAYARLFVKSGLRILELGVVEGDAQKRVLAVQMLNFLMKYLNPKSLSSEVELVLQEMEKHVEDEVYFVRVAVHETLGTAERLIREADGENCKIQFSGGEGDNMESVCFHQRNRSSEFDESVCSMSNHSRRSRRNRKKRRSERSRHGFRQDSFTVLLENREQLRQYSESSSSSSIHDRSGTTTPTEDIFEKPKSYSEAKVKTEETVTESRRDRSKKTVLRWGLSFFSVVVAGLASFMWVHLRDDMMMLPPHLVPT, from the exons ATG AGGGATCAAAGGAAGGAAACAAAAATGGGGAGAAGCCTCGGTTCAGTGTTTAGACAAGAGTTGGCTAATCTTGACAAAGATCCAGATACTTACAAGACTGCAATGAGCAACTTGAGAACCATTGTGAAAGATTTGGACGCTAAAGCTCTACATGTGTTTCTCACTCAACTTTCTGAAACAAAAGAGATTGGTTTTGACTCTGGCGGTGGCTACACGGTCTCTCTCTTTGAAGACCTTGCACGTTCCCACGGAGTCAAAATCTCTCCCCATGTGGAAACAATCATGCCGGTTATCGTACGGACGCTGAGCTCTTGTGGAGGGGCGTTAAGTGTTCAACAGGCTTGCTCGAAGGCGGTTGCTGCTATTGCTAGATACGGAATCGACCCCACAATGGCAGAAGATAAGAAAAGGAATGTAATCCATTCTCTTTGTAAACCTCTCTCTGACTCTCTTTTAGATTCTCAGCATCAGCAGCATCTTGCGTTGGGAGCTTCTCTCTGCTTGAAGTCGCTTGTGGACTGCGACAGCTGGCGTTTTGCTTCTAGCGAGATGGTTAATACCCTTTGCCAAAGCTTAGCCATTGCTCTTGAAGTCGCTTCTGAGTCTCATATGGCGCTTGTGATAGCTCTCGCTAAGCGCAATGCTTTTACAGTTGAGGCGTACGCGAGGCTTTTTGTGAAGTCGGGGCTGAGGATTCTTGAGTTGGGTGTGGTTGAGGGTGATGCTCAGAAACGGGTTTTGGCTGTGCAGATGCTTAACTTCTTGATGAAGTATCTGAACCCCAAGAGTTTGTCTTCTGAGGTGGAGCTTGTGTTGCAAGAGATGGAGAAACACGTGGAGGATGAGGTGTATTTTGTTAGAGTGGCTGTTCATGAAACGTTGGGTACAGCAGAGAGATTGATAAGAGAGGCTGATGGAGAGAACTGCAAGATTCAGTTCTCTGGTGGAGAAGGTGATAATATGGAGTCGGTTTGTTTCCATCAGAGGAACAGAAGCTCTGAGTTTGACGAATCTGTTTGCTCTATGAGCAATCACTCGAGAAGGTCGAGGCGAAACAGGAAGAAGAGACGGTCAGAACGTAGCAGGCACGGTTTCAGACAAGATTCTTTCACTGTACTGCTAGAGAACAGAGAGCAGCTAAGGCAGTACAGTGAaagctcatcatcatcatcgataCATGACAGGTCTGGTACTACTACTCCAACCGAAGACATCTTTGAGAAACCAAAGTCATATTCTGAGGCCAAAGTTAAGACAGAAGAGACTGTAACAGAGTCAAGACGGGAcaggagcaagaagactgtgTTGAGATGGGGATTGAGTTTCTTCTCTGTTGTAGTTGCAGGGCTTGCTTCCTTCATGTGGGTGCATCTGCGAGATGATATGATGATGCTGCCTCCTCATCTTGTTCCTACTTGA
- the LOC103828228 gene encoding YTH domain-containing protein ECT1 isoform X1, producing the protein MAGTASSPDTLATGLSLLETADLFQELSLGSDGSEASRNRNKGSLQHQYGHVPSGAFTAPSLHGSERRPNLNVGDFFGSYPWGYLPTNHPSGGYQDQSFGYGHNSSLNTYSHLMNPHSSQEVPSYEQFGYNDHMYSNNGLYGLYGNVIDSGHAYGTFGYDSWKLGRGWYPVDGYKKTKSFNYGRGYSEEKADRLNELCRGPRSSEGLNSTVKQDSPVVENFPETLVNAKFFVIKSYSEDDVHNSIKYGMWSSTPTGNKKLNAAYQESSQDCSVYLLFSVNASGQFVGVAEMIGAVDFNKTMEYWQQDKWIGCFPVKWRIIKDVPNSLLRHITLVNNENKPVTNSRDTQEVKLEDGIKIIKIFKEYMSKTCILDDFKFYETRQKIIRDKKIKQKKQVLDGATVETIH; encoded by the exons ATGGCTGGAACCGCTTCTTCTCCCGACACCCTCGCCACTGGCTTATCTCTTCTGG AGACAGCAGATTTGTTTCAGGAGCTGTCTTTAGGTTCTGATGGAAGTGAAGCCTCTAGGAACCGTAACAAG GGGTCTCTTCAGCACCAGTATGGACATGTACCTTCTGGTGCATTTACTGCTCCATCTCTTCATGGAAGCGAAAGAAGGCCTAATCTGAATGTTGGAGACTTCTTTGGTTCATATCCGTGGGGTTACTTACCAACAAACCATCCTTCTGGTGGCTACCAGGATCAGAGCTTTGGTTATGGCCACAACAGCAGTTTAAACACCTATTCACATCTCATG AATCCACACAGTTCACAAGAAGTGCCGAGTTATGAACAATTTGGATACAATGATCATATGTATTCCAACAATGGACTGTATGGACTCTATGGGAACGTAATAGACTCAGGTCATGCTTACGGAACATTTGGTTACGATTCCTGGAAGCTAGGGAGAGGATGGTACCCTGTTGATGGTTATAAAAAGACCAAAAGCTTCAACTACGGTCGTGGCTACAGCGAAGAGAAGGCAGATAGGCTTAACGAACTTTGCAGAGGACCTAGGAGCAGTGAAGGTCTCAACTCTACAGTGAAGCAGGACTCTCCAGTGGTAGAGAACTTCCCTGAGACACTGGTGAATGCCAAGTTCTTTGTGATTAAGTCTTACAGCGAAGACGATGTTCACAACAGTATCAAGTACGGTATGTGGTCGAGCACACCAACGGGCAACAAGAAGTTGAACGCTGCGTATCAAGAGAGTTCTCAAGATTGTTCTGTGTATCTTCTCTTCTCG GTGAATGCGAGTGGGCAGTTTGTTGGCGTTGCGGAGATGATAGGTGCGGTTGATTTCAACAAGACAATGGAGTATTGGCAGCAAGATAAGTGGATTGGTTGTTTCCCTGTGAAGTGGCGTATCATCAAAGATGTACCGAACAGTCTCTTGAGGCACATTACGCTTGTGAATAATGAGAACAAGCCTGTTACTAATAGCAGAGACACTCAAGAG GTGAAACTGGAAGATGGAATTAAGATCATAAAGATCTTCAAGGAGTATATGAGCAAGACGTGTATACTTGATGATTTCAAGTTTTATGAGACGAGACAGAAGATAATCAGAGATAAGAAGATCAAGCAAAAGAAACAG GTGCTTGATGGAGCTACTGTTGAAACGATTCACTGA
- the LOC103828228 gene encoding YTH domain-containing protein ECT1 isoform X2, which translates to MAGTASSPDTLATGLSLLETADLFQELSLGSDGSEASRNRNKHQYGHVPSGAFTAPSLHGSERRPNLNVGDFFGSYPWGYLPTNHPSGGYQDQSFGYGHNSSLNTYSHLMNPHSSQEVPSYEQFGYNDHMYSNNGLYGLYGNVIDSGHAYGTFGYDSWKLGRGWYPVDGYKKTKSFNYGRGYSEEKADRLNELCRGPRSSEGLNSTVKQDSPVVENFPETLVNAKFFVIKSYSEDDVHNSIKYGMWSSTPTGNKKLNAAYQESSQDCSVYLLFSVNASGQFVGVAEMIGAVDFNKTMEYWQQDKWIGCFPVKWRIIKDVPNSLLRHITLVNNENKPVTNSRDTQEVKLEDGIKIIKIFKEYMSKTCILDDFKFYETRQKIIRDKKIKQKKQVLDGATVETIH; encoded by the exons ATGGCTGGAACCGCTTCTTCTCCCGACACCCTCGCCACTGGCTTATCTCTTCTGG AGACAGCAGATTTGTTTCAGGAGCTGTCTTTAGGTTCTGATGGAAGTGAAGCCTCTAGGAACCGTAACAAG CACCAGTATGGACATGTACCTTCTGGTGCATTTACTGCTCCATCTCTTCATGGAAGCGAAAGAAGGCCTAATCTGAATGTTGGAGACTTCTTTGGTTCATATCCGTGGGGTTACTTACCAACAAACCATCCTTCTGGTGGCTACCAGGATCAGAGCTTTGGTTATGGCCACAACAGCAGTTTAAACACCTATTCACATCTCATG AATCCACACAGTTCACAAGAAGTGCCGAGTTATGAACAATTTGGATACAATGATCATATGTATTCCAACAATGGACTGTATGGACTCTATGGGAACGTAATAGACTCAGGTCATGCTTACGGAACATTTGGTTACGATTCCTGGAAGCTAGGGAGAGGATGGTACCCTGTTGATGGTTATAAAAAGACCAAAAGCTTCAACTACGGTCGTGGCTACAGCGAAGAGAAGGCAGATAGGCTTAACGAACTTTGCAGAGGACCTAGGAGCAGTGAAGGTCTCAACTCTACAGTGAAGCAGGACTCTCCAGTGGTAGAGAACTTCCCTGAGACACTGGTGAATGCCAAGTTCTTTGTGATTAAGTCTTACAGCGAAGACGATGTTCACAACAGTATCAAGTACGGTATGTGGTCGAGCACACCAACGGGCAACAAGAAGTTGAACGCTGCGTATCAAGAGAGTTCTCAAGATTGTTCTGTGTATCTTCTCTTCTCG GTGAATGCGAGTGGGCAGTTTGTTGGCGTTGCGGAGATGATAGGTGCGGTTGATTTCAACAAGACAATGGAGTATTGGCAGCAAGATAAGTGGATTGGTTGTTTCCCTGTGAAGTGGCGTATCATCAAAGATGTACCGAACAGTCTCTTGAGGCACATTACGCTTGTGAATAATGAGAACAAGCCTGTTACTAATAGCAGAGACACTCAAGAG GTGAAACTGGAAGATGGAATTAAGATCATAAAGATCTTCAAGGAGTATATGAGCAAGACGTGTATACTTGATGATTTCAAGTTTTATGAGACGAGACAGAAGATAATCAGAGATAAGAAGATCAAGCAAAAGAAACAG GTGCTTGATGGAGCTACTGTTGAAACGATTCACTGA
- the LOC103828229 gene encoding protein SINE2 isoform X2: MGRSLGSVFRQELANLDKDPDTYKTAMSNLRTIVKDLDAKALHVFLTQLSETKEIGFDSGGGYTVSLFEDLARSHGVKISPHVETIMPVIVRTLSSCGGALSVQQACSKAVAAIARYGIDPTMAEDKKRNVIHSLCKPLSDSLLDSQHQQHLALGASLCLKSLVDCDSWRFASSEMVNTLCQSLAIALEVASESHMALVIALAKRNAFTVEAYARLFVKSGLRILELGVVEGDAQKRVLAVQMLNFLMKYLNPKSLSSEVELVLQEMEKHVEDEVYFVRVAVHETLGTAERLIREADGENCKIQFSGGEGDNMESVCFHQRNRSSEFDESVCSMSNHSRRSRRNRKKRRSERSRHGFRQDSFTVLLENREQLRQYSESSSSSSIHDRSGTTTPTEDIFEKPKSYSEAKVKTEETVTESRRDRSKKTVLRWGLSFFSVVVAGLASFMWVHLRDDMMMLPPHLVPT, from the coding sequence ATGGGGAGAAGCCTCGGTTCAGTGTTTAGACAAGAGTTGGCTAATCTTGACAAAGATCCAGATACTTACAAGACTGCAATGAGCAACTTGAGAACCATTGTGAAAGATTTGGACGCTAAAGCTCTACATGTGTTTCTCACTCAACTTTCTGAAACAAAAGAGATTGGTTTTGACTCTGGCGGTGGCTACACGGTCTCTCTCTTTGAAGACCTTGCACGTTCCCACGGAGTCAAAATCTCTCCCCATGTGGAAACAATCATGCCGGTTATCGTACGGACGCTGAGCTCTTGTGGAGGGGCGTTAAGTGTTCAACAGGCTTGCTCGAAGGCGGTTGCTGCTATTGCTAGATACGGAATCGACCCCACAATGGCAGAAGATAAGAAAAGGAATGTAATCCATTCTCTTTGTAAACCTCTCTCTGACTCTCTTTTAGATTCTCAGCATCAGCAGCATCTTGCGTTGGGAGCTTCTCTCTGCTTGAAGTCGCTTGTGGACTGCGACAGCTGGCGTTTTGCTTCTAGCGAGATGGTTAATACCCTTTGCCAAAGCTTAGCCATTGCTCTTGAAGTCGCTTCTGAGTCTCATATGGCGCTTGTGATAGCTCTCGCTAAGCGCAATGCTTTTACAGTTGAGGCGTACGCGAGGCTTTTTGTGAAGTCGGGGCTGAGGATTCTTGAGTTGGGTGTGGTTGAGGGTGATGCTCAGAAACGGGTTTTGGCTGTGCAGATGCTTAACTTCTTGATGAAGTATCTGAACCCCAAGAGTTTGTCTTCTGAGGTGGAGCTTGTGTTGCAAGAGATGGAGAAACACGTGGAGGATGAGGTGTATTTTGTTAGAGTGGCTGTTCATGAAACGTTGGGTACAGCAGAGAGATTGATAAGAGAGGCTGATGGAGAGAACTGCAAGATTCAGTTCTCTGGTGGAGAAGGTGATAATATGGAGTCGGTTTGTTTCCATCAGAGGAACAGAAGCTCTGAGTTTGACGAATCTGTTTGCTCTATGAGCAATCACTCGAGAAGGTCGAGGCGAAACAGGAAGAAGAGACGGTCAGAACGTAGCAGGCACGGTTTCAGACAAGATTCTTTCACTGTACTGCTAGAGAACAGAGAGCAGCTAAGGCAGTACAGTGAaagctcatcatcatcatcgataCATGACAGGTCTGGTACTACTACTCCAACCGAAGACATCTTTGAGAAACCAAAGTCATATTCTGAGGCCAAAGTTAAGACAGAAGAGACTGTAACAGAGTCAAGACGGGAcaggagcaagaagactgtgTTGAGATGGGGATTGAGTTTCTTCTCTGTTGTAGTTGCAGGGCTTGCTTCCTTCATGTGGGTGCATCTGCGAGATGATATGATGATGCTGCCTCCTCATCTTGTTCCTACTTGA
- the LOC103828231 gene encoding T-complex protein 1 subunit theta, whose translation MQPYGIQSMLKEGYRHLSGLDEAVIKNIEACKELSTITRTSLGPNGMNKMVINHLDKLFVTNDAATIVNELEIQHPAAKILVLAAKAQQEEIGDGANLTISFAGELLQNAEELIRMGLHPSEIISGYNKAIIKVVEILEQLVESGSETMDVRDKDEVVSRMRAAVASKQFGQEEIICSLVADACIQVCPKNPTNFNVDNVRVAKLLGGGLHNSCIVRGMVLKSDAVGSIKRMEKAKVAVFAGGVDTTATETKGTVLIHSAEQLENYAKTEEAKVEELIKAVADSGAKVIVSGGSVGEMALHFCERYKIMVLKISSKFELRRFCRTAGAVAHLKLSRPSPDDLGYVDSISVEEIGGVTVTIARNEQGGNSISTVVLRGSTDSILDDLERAVDDGVNTYKAMCRDSRIVPGAAATEIELAQRLKEYANAETGLDKYAITKYAESFEFVPKTLADNAGLNAMEIIASLYTGHGSGNTKLGIDLEEGACKDVSETKVWDLFATKLFALKYASDAACTVLRVDQIIMAKQAGGPRRDAAQAAGAGAEED comes from the exons ATGCAGCCTTACGGAATCCAATCGATGCTCAAGGAAGGCTACAGACACCTCTCGGGCCTAGACGAAGCCGTCATCAAAAACATCGAAGCTTGCAAGGAGCTCTCCACCATCACTCGCACTTCCCTCGGCCCCAACG GGATGAACAAGATGGTTATTAACCATTTGGATAAGCTCTTTGTGACCAACGACGCTGCTACGATTGTGAACGAGCTGGAGATTCAGCACCCTGCCGCGAAGATTCTTGTGCTAGCTGCTAAGGCGCAGCAAGAGGAGATTGGAGATGGAGCTAATCTGACGATCTCCTTTGCTGGGGAGCTTTTGCAGAACGCGGAGGAGCTTATTAGGATGGGGTTGCATCCTAGTGAGATCATTAGTGGATATAACAAAGCGATTATTAAG GTTGTTGAGATTCTGGAGCAATTGGTTGAGAGTGGTTCCGAGACGATGGATGTGCGTGATAAGGATGAAGTTGTTTCTAGGATGAGAGCTGCTGTTGCGAGTAAGCAGTTTGGTCAGGAGGAGATTATATGCTCCTTGGTTGCTGAT GCGTGTATTCAAGTCTGCCCAAAGAATCCAACGAACTTTAATGTGGATAATGTTCGTGTTGCCAAGCTTCTTGGAGGAGGATTGCACAACTCTTGCATTGTCCGTGGTATGGTCTTGAAAAGCGATGCTGTTGGGAGCATTAAGCGGATGGAGAAGGCAAAG GTTGCTGTGTTCGCTGGGGGAGTCGATACTACTGCAACAGAGACAAAAGGAACTGTCTTGATCCATAGTGCTGAGCAG TTAGAGAACTATGCAAAGACAGAGGAAGCTAAAGTCGAGGAGCTGATCAAAGCTGTTGCTGACTCAGGAGCTAAAGTAATTGTTAGTGGTGGATCAGTTGGAGAAATGGCGTTGCATTTCTGTGAGCGCTACAA GATAATGGTCTTGAAAATCAGCTCAAAGTTTGAACTGAGGCGTTTCTGCCGGACAGCTGGGGCTGTGGCTCAT TTGAAACTAAGCCGGCCAAGCCCTGATGATCTGGGTTACGTTGATTCCATATCAGTTGAGGAAATTGGTGGTGTGACA GTCACTATTGCAAGAAACGAGCAAGGTGGTAACTCAATCTCTACAGTGGTTTTGCGTGGAAGCACTGATAGTATTTTGGATGACCTTGAAAGAGCTGTTGACGATGGAGTTAATACATACAAG GCCATGTGCAGAGACAGCCGTATCGTTCCTGGGGCTGCAGCTACTGAAATTGAACTGGCTCAGAGACTGAAGGAATATGCCAATGCAGAAACAGG GTTGGACAAGTATGCCATCACCAAATACGCAGAGAGCTTCGAGTTTGTACCCAAAACCCTTGCAGACAACGCTGGCCTCAACGCGATGGAAATCATTGCCTCTCTGTACACTGGACACGGATCTGGAAACACAAAGCTAGGCATTGACTTGGAGGAAGGTGCTTGTAAAGATGTTTCAGAGACAAAAGTGTGGGATCTTTTTGCAACCAA GTTATTTGCTTTGAAATATGCTTCCGATGCTGCGTGCACGGTGCTTCGCGTGGACCAG ATTATAATGGCGAAACAAGCAGGTGGGCCAAGGAGAGACGCTGCACAAGCAGCCGGTGCTGGCGCAGAGGAAGACTAA